Proteins found in one Miscanthus floridulus cultivar M001 chromosome 4, ASM1932011v1, whole genome shotgun sequence genomic segment:
- the LOC136549874 gene encoding AT-rich interactive domain-containing protein 4-like, protein MSQIQSFSRNNCVLLAVLCGKYAEKCAPAARSRLEAKRPRPSYPFPELSSAGRLEVHTLFNPTPEQFLEAQRVVQPNFLYIQGQQLEDEKEIGSLVWDDADVSDPQAFSTLISPPFPTIVYLEVPIGEKLAQAVHSKGIPYVIYWRNSFSSYAASHFRHALMSVVQSSVSHTWDAFQLAHASFRLYCVRNNHVQSVKLGPRLLGDAPKINISPPETEMVDEEGSSEVALAIKIYDEEINMKLLLCGVPCNLDPCLLGSLEDGLNALLNIEIRGSKLQNRISASPPLEAASLPRGMVTMRCDVTTCSTSHVSLLVSGSAQTCFDDQLLESHIKNEIIEKSQLVRALSNSEDKLPSSEPLTSMSTACGASTFEVWMSLPKWAAQVLKHLAPDRQYRSLVALGIGCINGTPVASFERRDADRLLFFCTSQCKDLANENGPYFHLPRWSASLTKDRTKVGSESKQNLLGANGVLEDKKHMMEGPSSLSAVKAKLKPATMRPIPHSRKQQMHPFMGLPETSLHETSIVKPSLPVAPTVKHNSVSSAPTTHRKSTSGPSHTPVIQLNPMPMKKHGCDRLPIQVCSEEDFLKDVMQFLIQRGHNRLVPQGGLAEFPDAILNAKRLDLYNLYKEVVSRGGFYVGNGINWKGQVFSKMRNHTATNRMTGVGNTLKRHYETYLLEYELAHDDVDGECCLLCHSSAPGDWVNCGLCGEWAHFGCDRRQGLGTFKDYAKTDGLEYICPHCSLANYKKKPPPPKAANGFSNAASVPRNV, encoded by the exons GTCCACACCCTGTTCAATCCTACACCAGAGCAGTTCCTAGAGGCGCAGCGGGTGGTGCAGCCAAACTTCTTGTACATCCAGGGTCAGCAGCTCGAGGATGAGAAGGAGATTGGCTCACTTGTGTGGGATGACGCCGATGTCTCTGATCCGCAGGCGTTTAGCACTCTTATCAGCCCACCATTCCCAACGATA GTATATCTGGAAGTTCCTATTGGTGAAAAACTTGCCCAAGCAGTTCACTCAAAG GGGATCCCATATGTAATATACTGGAGAAATTCATTCTCGTCTTATGCCGCATCTCATTTTCGCCATGCGTTGATGTCAGTAGTTCAAAG TTCGGTGAGCCATACTTGGGATGCTTTTCAGCTTGCTCATGCATCCTTCCGTCTATATTGTGTAAGAAACAATCACGTGCAAAGTGTTAAGCTTGGTCCTCGTCTCCTTGGGGATGCTCCAAAAATAAATATAAGCCCACCTGAGACTGAAatggttgatgaagaaggttCTTCTGAAGTGGCCCTGGCTATAAAAATATACGATGAAGAAATCAACATGAAATTACTTCTATGTGGAGTGCCATGCAACTTG GATCCTTGTTTATTGGGCTCTTTAGAAGATGGTCTGAATGCACTTCTGAATATTGAA ATTCGTGGGAGCAAACTGCAGAATCGAATCAG TGCTTCACCACCTCTCGAAGCTGCATCTCTACCACGTGGGATGGTTACTATGCGCTGTGATGTCACTACTTGCAGTACTTCCCATGTGTCACTCCTCGTTTCTGGTAGCGCACAAACTTGTTTTGATGACCAG CTTCTAGAGAGCCACATCAAGAATGAAATTATTGAGAAGAGCCAGTTAGTCCGTGCTCTCTCAAATAGTGAGGACAAGTTACCATCAAGTGAGCCTCTAACTTCCATGTCCACGGCTTGTGGGGCTTCAACCTTTGAAGTTTGGATGTCACTTCCTAAGTGGGCAGCACAG GTCCTGAAGCATCTAGCGCCAGATAGACAATACAGGAGCTTGGTTGCACTTGGTATTGGTTGTATAAATGGTACTCCTGTTGCTTCCTTTGAGAGGCGAGATGCAGAccgtcttcttttcttttgcacaAGTCAGTGCAAAGATTTGGCTAATGAAAATGGTCCATATTTTCATCTGCCAAGATGGTCAGCCTCCCTTACCAAGGACAGAACAAAGGTGGGTTCAGAATCAAAACAAAATCTGTTGGGTGCAAATGGAGTTTTGGAAGACAAGAAGCATATGATGGAAGGGCCTTCCTCATTGTCAGCCGTCAAGGCTAAATTAAAGCCTGCAACTATGAGGCCCATTCCTCACTCTCGAAAGCAACAAATGCATCCTTTTATGGGTTTACCCGAAACATCCCTTCATGAAACTAGTATTGTGAAGCCAAGCTTGCCAGTTGCACCAACTGTGAAGCACAATTCAGTTTCTTCTGCCCCAACCACGCACAGAAAATCAACATCAGGGCCATCTCATACTCCTGTCATTCAATTGAATCCAATGCCAATGAAGAAACATGGATGTGATAGGTTGCCTATCCAAGTATGCTCTGAG gaggacttctTGAAGGATGTCATGCAGTTTTTAATCCAGAGGGGCCACAATCGACTTGTACCTCAAGGAGGACTAGCTGAATTTCCTGATGCAATCCTTAACGCCAAGCGCCTTGATCTTTATAACTTGTACAAGGAG gtGGTGTCTAGAGGTGGATTTTATGTGGGTAATGGCATAAACTGGAAGGGTCAAGTCTTCTCAAAGATGCGTAACCATACTGCAACAAACAGAATGACT GGTGTAGGGAACACATTGAAAAGGCATTACGAGACATACTTGTTGGAATATGAGTTAGCGCATGATGATGTGGATGGCGAATGCTGCTTACTTTGTCACAG TAGCGCACCTGGAGATTGGGTGAACTGTGGCTTATGTGGTGAATGGGCTCACTTTGGTTGCGACAGACGACAAGGACTAGGCACTTTCAAG GATTACGCTAAGACAGACGGTTTGGAATACATCTGCCCCCACTGTAGCTTAGCAAACTACAAGAAGAAGCCACCACCACCAAAAGCAGCTAACGGTTTTTCGAATGCAGCATCTGTACCACGAAATGTTtaa
- the LOC136548702 gene encoding uncharacterized protein has product MDPRNSWTLKLEWTLLVRVLLRLCRSRKGEKRFWMTWRSWRLELFYTEVDLLKGASALGSVALEQHRMTPKVEALSNLWKQSSSMRLAKSFSKGLSARFILLSKQMDRSWIYGTQFTPAYVKGVEEFMKFVSERYPEYSHILSAYTRWIHHGESTDTVVVENLEQEVEGSDHDFGIHVDVADDDYDEDHRVPEMIGDLYAAAEADGEQPRFARVLEDAKKSLSPGSSHSKFSFLLLSSGYPQSELPKSYDEAKKYLGELGLGFENIHVCKNNCVLFWKRYYKENVCPVCKASRWQDETGNKRVPHKVLRHFPLLPRLKRIFASKRTSEETQWHKKTRTLVDNVMSHPADGEAWKEFNTREPTFVDDLRNLRLALATDGFNPFGNMSAKSPGKDFDLFLEPLIEELLDLWKGQHGNLVTAPPALYVLGKDQKIKFCKFLKGIKFPNGYAANLARYISEDGSKVQGKLKTHSCHILLQRIIPASLRGLVRKDVYEAVAELGTFFKELCSRNLRIDVVKRLKEEIPLILCKLEKIFPPAFFDVMVHLAVHLPNEALLRGPIQYGWMYPIERLLGTLKNFVRNMARLEGSIVEAYMASDTLTFCSRYMEDIDNRFSHDDGSDGEMPLPDDIYVFKHGVTLVGSNRSQYIDDVDLNKLVWDDLEQQGALDVDKMVEQGFAKWFRCHIENKRKENLESVSEGLWALSRGPDLRVKTCAACKVNGVRYSTVDRENFLLTQNSGVMTEGSHDGNNIDFYGVLKESLWYKTDPFILATQLKKIFYLQDTSLGKDWRVVQKFEHRNIYDVAEKDEASHDVHQDDYCSDTEHVVQAGADNEVTHNIQGGEASIIEGNLQDLISSKKQPIIREDSEDEEEDETRRRTGVDAATASRGHGGGLEVDWRGRDCSLSRTWRWPGLDLGADTEAGGLPLISSLQRGRIDAEPGSLTRNPASGRRRRRSAISPWAAGPD; this is encoded by the exons ATGGACCCTCGGAACTCATGGACCTTAAAATTGGAATGGACCCTTCTGGTTCGGGTGCTCCTCCGGCTCTGCCGAAGCCGCAAGGGAGAGAAGCGCTTCTGGATGACGTGGAGGAGCTGGAGGCTGGAGCTGTTTTATACGGAGGTGGACCTGCTGAAGGGTGCTTCTGCTCTGGGTTCCGTGGCGTTGGAGCAGCACCGAATGACCCCTAAAGTAGAGGCCCTCTCAAATCTTTGGAAGCAGAGCAGCTCCATGAGGTTAGCTAAATCATTTTCTAAAG GACTAAGTGCAAGGTTTATTTTACTCTCAAAACAGATGGATAGAAGCTGGAtttatgggacacaattcacacctgcatatgtgaaaggagttgaagagttcatgaaatttgttagtgAAAGATACCCCGAATACAGCCACATACTTT CTGCATACAccaggtggattcatcatggggagtCGACAGATACTGTAGTAGTTGAAAATTTGGAGCAGGAGGTCGAAGGAAGTGATCATGACTTTGGGATACATGTGGATGTGGccgatgatgattatgatgaggatCACAGAGTACCAGAGATGATAGGAGATCTGTATGCTGCGGCAGAGGCTGATGGAGAACAACCAAGGTTTGCAAGAGTCCTTGAAGATGCAAAGAAGTCACTTAGCCCAGGATCTAGCCATTCAAAATTCTCTTTTCTG TTGTTGTCATCAGGATACCCTCAGAGTGAGTTGCCAAAATCATATGATGAGGCCAAGAAATATCTTGGAGAACTGGGCCTTGGTTTCGAAAAcatccatgtgtgcaagaacaatTGTGTGTTGTTTTGGAAGAGGTATTATAAAGAGAATgtgtgcccagtatgcaaggcgtcTAGATGGCAAGATGAAACTGGGAACAAGCGGGTTCCACACAAGGTATTGAGGCATTTTCCACTTTTGCCAAGGTTGAAAAGAATTTTTGCTTCAAAGCGCACTTCTGAGGAAACACAATGGCACAAGAAAACAAGGACGCTAGTCGACAATGTAATGAGCCATCCAGCTGATGGAGAAGCATGGAAGGAGTTCAACACGAGGGAACCAACCTTTGTAGATGATTTGAGGAACCTGAGGCTTGCCTTAGCTACCGATggattcaatccatttggcaacatGA GTGCAAAATctccaggaaaggattttgaTTTGTTCCTTGAGCCCCTAATTGAAGAACTGCTCGATCTATGGAAGGGT CAGCATGGCAACTTAGTCACTGCTCCACCTGCTTTGTATGTCTTGGGGAAGGATCAGAAAATCAAGTTCTGCAAGTTTCTCAAAGGTATCAAGTTTCCTAATGGATATGCGGCTAACctagcaagatacataagtgaAGATGGTTCGAAGGTGCAGGGAAAGCTAAAAACACATTCTTGCCATATACTCCTGCAAAGAATCATACCTGCTAGCCTAAGAGGACTGGTGAGGAAGGATGTATATGAAGCAGTTGCAGAGCTTGGGACCTTCTTCAAGGAACTATGCAGTAGAAATCTAAGGATTGATGTTGTCAAACGGCTAAAAGAAGAAATTCCATTGATCCtatgcaagcttgagaaaatCTTTCCACCTGCCTTCTTTGATGTCATGGTGCACTTGGCTGTCCATCTTCCTAATGAGGCACTGCTAAGAGGACCTATTCAATAcggatggatgtacccaatagaaaGGCTGCTAGGCACTTTGAAGAATTTTGTAAGGAACATGGCTAGGCTAGAAGGATCAATTGTTGAGGCATATATGGCAAGTGACACCTTGACCTTTTGTTCTAGGTATATGGAGGATATTGATAATAGATTTAGCCATGATGATGGTAGTGATGGAGAGATGCCATTGCCTGATGACATCTATGTTTTTAAGCATGGTGTTACTCTTGTTGGATCTAATAGGAGCCAGTACATTGATGATGTTGACCTCAATAAGTTAGTTTG GGACGATCTTGAGCAGCAAGGTGCACTTGATGTTGATAAAATGGTTGAACAAGGATTTGCAAAGTGGTTTAGGTGCCAT ATTGAGAACAAACGCAAGGAGAATCTAGAATCGGTTAGCGAAGGATTGTGGGCACTGTCACGTGGCCCAGATCTACGAGTTAAGACTTGTGCAGCTTGCAAGGTTAATGGAGTGCGGTATAGCACTGTGGATCGTGAGAATTTCCTTCTGACACAAAATAGTGGTGTAATGACTGAAGGTTCACATGATGGGAACAACATAGATTTTTATGGAGTCCTGAAAGAG TCATTATGGTACAAGACTGATCCTTTCATCTTAGCAACTCAATTGAAAAAGATATTTTACCTGCAAGACACATCTTTAGGTAAAGATTGGCGAGTTGTGCAGAAATTTGAACATAGGAATATTTATGATGTCGCTGAAAAAGATGAGGCCAGTCATGATGTGCATCAGGATGATTATTGTTCTGATACTGAACATGTAGTGCAAGCAGGGGCTGATAATGAGGTTACGCACAATATTCAAGGTGGAGAAGCTAGTATAATTGAAGGAAATTTACAAGACCTTATAAGCAGCAAGAAGCAACCTATTATTCGTGAAGAtagtgaggatgaggaggaagatgagaca CGGAGGCGGACTGGCGTGGACGCGGCTACAGCTTCACGCGGACATGGCGGTGGCCTGGAGGTGGACTGGCGTGGACGCGACTGCAGCTTGTCGCGGACATGGCGGTGGCCTGGTCTCGATCTTGGCGCGGACACGGAAGCCGGCGGCCTGCCGTTGATCTCGTCGTTGCAGCGGGGGCGGATTGACGCGGAACCCGGCAGCCTGACGCGGAATCCAGCGTccgggcggcggcgccggcggtccGCGATCTCGCCGTGGGCAGCGGGGCCGGATTGA